The following proteins come from a genomic window of Sinorhizobium fredii NGR234:
- a CDS encoding formylglycine-generating enzyme family protein, with protein sequence MASGAIAAGHEPIAGNPLVDIPAGAFVFGSDNGPENERPRRVVEGSAFAINRTEITNRQYRAFVAATGHRPAFYAEHPLLGLADRPVVGVSWGDATAFCRHYGLALPSEQQYERAARGAEGNAVPWGNGSSDEARANVGADACCSGDDRDGYPMTAPADSFAAGASPEGVLNLVGNVWEWTSDIYAPYIGASAAAGHHRVLRGGSWNSDAGHLTTTYRLAYDPDFRFAANGGFRCVRSSP encoded by the coding sequence ATGGCATCCGGCGCGATCGCCGCTGGTCACGAGCCGATCGCCGGCAATCCCCTTGTCGACATTCCCGCTGGCGCCTTCGTCTTCGGCAGCGACAATGGACCCGAAAACGAACGCCCCCGGCGCGTGGTCGAAGGCAGCGCCTTCGCGATCAACCGCACCGAGATCACCAACCGGCAATACCGAGCCTTCGTCGCGGCGACCGGCCACCGGCCGGCCTTTTATGCCGAGCATCCGTTGCTGGGGCTCGCGGATCGTCCGGTCGTCGGCGTCAGCTGGGGCGATGCAACTGCCTTCTGCCGGCACTACGGCCTCGCTCTGCCGTCGGAGCAGCAGTATGAGCGGGCGGCGCGAGGCGCTGAGGGCAATGCTGTTCCCTGGGGCAACGGTTCCAGCGACGAGGCGCGGGCCAATGTCGGTGCCGATGCCTGCTGCTCCGGCGACGACCGCGACGGCTACCCGATGACCGCACCGGCCGATTCCTTCGCTGCCGGTGCCAGCCCCGAAGGCGTCCTCAACCTGGTCGGCAATGTCTGGGAATGGACGAGTGACATCTACGCGCCTTACATCGGAGCATCCGCCGCCGCGGGACACCATCGCGTGCTGCGCGGCGGGTCCTGGAACAGCGACGCGGGCCACCTGACGACCACCTACCGGCTCGCCTATGATCCCGATTTCCGTTTTGCAGCGAATGGTGGCTTCCGATGCGTCCGTTCCTCGCCCTGA
- a CDS encoding DUF2735 domain-containing protein has product MATSFHGKTATIYQFPTRISRKAEERRSEGLRKAEFASSDVCAAAIDGCWYHEEAVREETSTKH; this is encoded by the coding sequence ATGGCCACGAGTTTTCACGGGAAGACCGCGACGATCTATCAGTTCCCGACACGCATTTCCCGGAAGGCCGAGGAGCGCCGCTCCGAGGGGCTGCGGAAGGCGGAGTTTGCTTCGTCGGATGTGTGCGCGGCTGCCATCGACGGCTGCTGGTATCACGAGGAAGCAGTTCGCGAGGAAACAAGCACCAAGCACTGA
- a CDS encoding tripartite tricarboxylate transporter permease, whose amino-acid sequence MGTLDFLLQGLLVAAQPMNLLYALIGVTLGTAVGVLPGIGPALTVALLLPVTYQLDPGGSLIMFAGIYYGGMYGGSTTSILLNTPGESSSIVTALEGNKMARAGRGGPALATAAIGSFVAGLIATLGLAFVAPYIVKLALVFGPREYFALMVLAFVTVSSAFGDSTLRGLTSLFVGLTLACIGIDQLTGQARLSFGVPDLLDGIEVTTLAVAMFAIGETLYIAAQGDKGPDKVEAVRGSVWMSATDWARSWKAWLRGTFIGFPIGAMPAGGAEIGTFLSYATEKRLSKHPEEFGNGAIEGVAGPEAANNASAAGTLVPLLTLGLPTSATAAIMLAGFQQYGLQPGPLLFATNPQLVWGLIASLLIANFMLLVLNLPLVGLWVKLLTIPKPWLYAGILLFATLGTIGANPSVFELGMLLAFGLLGYVMRVFGYPIAPVVVGLILGPLAEQQLRRALSISQGDVTVLFTSPIAAVLLAIAALAFIVPLILRARGRGEVLAQLAASED is encoded by the coding sequence ATGGGTACTCTCGATTTCCTTTTGCAGGGGCTGCTGGTTGCTGCGCAACCGATGAACCTGCTCTACGCGTTGATCGGCGTGACACTCGGCACGGCTGTCGGCGTCCTGCCGGGCATCGGTCCTGCTTTGACTGTGGCGCTTCTGCTGCCTGTCACCTACCAGCTTGATCCGGGCGGCTCGCTGATCATGTTCGCCGGCATCTACTACGGCGGCATGTATGGCGGCTCGACGACATCGATCCTGCTCAACACGCCCGGCGAAAGCTCCTCGATCGTCACCGCGCTCGAAGGCAACAAGATGGCGCGCGCCGGCCGTGGCGGACCCGCCCTGGCGACCGCGGCGATCGGCTCCTTCGTCGCCGGCCTCATTGCTACGCTCGGCCTTGCCTTCGTTGCCCCCTATATCGTCAAGCTGGCCCTCGTCTTCGGCCCGCGCGAATATTTTGCGCTGATGGTGCTCGCCTTCGTCACCGTTTCTTCCGCCTTCGGCGACTCGACGCTGCGCGGCCTCACCTCGCTCTTCGTCGGCCTGACGCTCGCCTGCATCGGCATCGACCAGTTGACCGGCCAGGCGCGGCTCTCCTTCGGGGTTCCGGATCTGCTCGACGGCATCGAGGTGACGACGCTCGCCGTTGCCATGTTCGCGATCGGCGAAACCCTCTACATCGCCGCCCAGGGCGACAAGGGCCCCGACAAGGTCGAGGCCGTGCGCGGCTCGGTGTGGATGAGCGCCACGGATTGGGCGCGTTCCTGGAAGGCGTGGCTGCGCGGCACGTTCATCGGCTTCCCGATCGGCGCGATGCCGGCCGGCGGCGCCGAGATCGGCACGTTCCTGTCCTATGCCACCGAGAAGCGGCTGAGCAAGCATCCGGAGGAATTCGGCAATGGCGCGATCGAAGGCGTCGCCGGTCCGGAAGCCGCCAACAACGCGTCGGCGGCCGGCACGCTCGTGCCGCTCCTGACCCTCGGCCTGCCGACCTCGGCGACGGCGGCGATCATGCTCGCCGGCTTCCAGCAATACGGCCTGCAGCCCGGCCCGCTGCTCTTCGCGACCAATCCGCAGCTCGTCTGGGGCCTGATCGCCAGCCTGCTGATCGCCAACTTCATGCTGCTCGTCCTGAACCTGCCGCTGGTCGGCCTCTGGGTGAAGCTGCTGACGATCCCGAAGCCCTGGCTCTATGCCGGCATCCTGCTGTTCGCAACGCTCGGCACGATCGGCGCCAATCCCTCGGTGTTCGAACTGGGCATGCTGCTCGCCTTCGGCCTGCTCGGCTACGTCATGCGCGTCTTCGGCTACCCGATCGCACCGGTCGTCGTCGGCCTGATCCTCGGGCCGCTCGCCGAACAGCAGTTGCGCCGGGCGCTGTCGATCAGCCAGGGTGACGTGACCGTGCTCTTCACCTCGCCGATTGCCGCCGTGCTGCTGGCGATCGCGGCGCTGGCCTTCATCGTGCCGCTGATCCTGAGGGCCCGCGGCCGCGGCGAAGTGCTCGCCCAGCTTGCGGCCAGCGAAGACTGA
- a CDS encoding carbohydrate ABC transporter permease, producing the protein MATIRTRSRTREMLLRLSAYLAILVALILTLFPVYWIAANSFKFDIDIFAVPPEWVPRNPTLKHYDEAFIQRPFLQYALNSFLVAIGTTVISVTFGTMAGYALARFSYPWQWRKQISFWILSTRMMPPIVSIIPLYLFFNYFDMLNTKSALIIAYTAFNLPFATWMMKSYFQDLPVELEEAAVVDGDTRWGAFLHVALPLARPGLAATAIFCLIISWNEFLLSLVITLTEQSQTLPIGIAGRVTQYNTYWGEISAAGFMACVPIVIFAFIVQKHLVRGLSLGAVKG; encoded by the coding sequence ATGGCGACGATACGAACACGCAGTCGCACCCGGGAGATGCTTCTCCGCCTGTCGGCCTATCTGGCGATCCTCGTCGCGCTGATCCTGACGCTCTTTCCCGTCTACTGGATCGCAGCGAACTCGTTCAAGTTCGACATCGACATTTTCGCCGTGCCGCCGGAATGGGTGCCGCGAAACCCGACGCTGAAGCACTACGACGAAGCCTTCATCCAACGCCCGTTCCTTCAATACGCCCTGAACAGCTTCCTCGTCGCCATCGGAACGACTGTCATTTCGGTGACCTTCGGGACCATGGCGGGATATGCGCTGGCGCGGTTCAGCTATCCCTGGCAGTGGCGCAAGCAGATTTCGTTCTGGATCCTGTCGACACGGATGATGCCACCGATCGTCAGCATCATCCCGCTCTATCTGTTCTTCAACTATTTCGACATGCTCAACACCAAGTCGGCGCTGATCATCGCCTATACCGCCTTCAACCTGCCGTTTGCGACCTGGATGATGAAGAGCTATTTCCAGGATCTTCCGGTCGAGCTGGAAGAGGCGGCGGTCGTCGACGGCGACACGCGCTGGGGCGCATTCCTGCATGTGGCGCTGCCGCTCGCCCGCCCGGGGCTCGCGGCGACCGCCATCTTCTGCCTGATCATTTCGTGGAACGAGTTCCTGCTGTCGCTCGTCATCACGCTCACCGAGCAATCGCAGACGCTGCCGATCGGCATCGCCGGGCGGGTGACCCAGTACAACACCTATTGGGGAGAGATCAGCGCCGCCGGTTTCATGGCCTGCGTACCGATCGTCATCTTCGCTTTCATCGTCCAGAAGCACCTCGTCCGGGGGCTCTCCCTCGGCGCCGTCAAGGGGTAA
- a CDS encoding carbohydrate ABC transporter permease gives MLKSDKDTSAKSLRRGGGLEHWAERHLRYLMLAPTVLILLALTIFPSIYMFYAAVHRISPNPDLPWEFVGVGNFARLLSDPQFHVALRNTVVFTLVAVALEFLLGLGLALLLDRFIRRLSFLKTVLMIPMMLPPIAVAITWKLIYEPQFGVLNEIMFLLGLPVQAWAGDVNLAMFSIIVADVWQWTPFVFLLMLAGLASLPVEPYEAAALDGASSWRQFWDLTLPFLKPVIAIALLLRVMDALRLFDLVFILTGGGPADRTKVLSLYIYQVAYRFADPGYAAAISLFVLFVTIVLSTWFMKRMRLAE, from the coding sequence ATGTTGAAGTCCGACAAGGACACATCAGCCAAGTCGCTTCGGCGAGGAGGGGGCCTGGAGCATTGGGCGGAGCGCCACCTGCGCTACCTGATGCTCGCGCCGACCGTGCTCATCCTGTTGGCCCTGACGATCTTTCCCAGCATCTATATGTTTTACGCGGCGGTCCATCGGATCAGCCCCAATCCGGACCTGCCTTGGGAATTCGTCGGCGTCGGCAATTTCGCGCGGCTGCTTTCCGATCCGCAATTCCACGTGGCGCTCCGCAATACGGTGGTGTTCACGCTCGTGGCGGTGGCGCTCGAATTCCTTCTCGGCCTGGGGCTGGCGCTTCTTCTCGACAGGTTCATCCGGCGGCTCAGTTTTTTGAAGACGGTGCTGATGATTCCGATGATGCTGCCGCCGATCGCGGTCGCGATCACCTGGAAGCTCATCTACGAGCCGCAGTTCGGCGTTCTGAACGAGATCATGTTCCTGCTCGGTCTTCCCGTTCAGGCCTGGGCGGGCGACGTGAACCTCGCCATGTTCTCGATCATCGTCGCCGATGTCTGGCAGTGGACGCCGTTCGTCTTCCTGCTGATGCTTGCTGGGCTGGCAAGCCTGCCGGTCGAACCCTACGAGGCGGCCGCGCTCGACGGAGCCTCGTCCTGGCGGCAATTCTGGGACCTGACGCTGCCCTTTCTGAAGCCGGTGATCGCCATTGCGCTTCTCCTGCGCGTCATGGATGCGCTGCGGCTTTTCGACCTCGTCTTCATCCTGACGGGCGGCGGCCCGGCCGACCGCACCAAGGTCCTGAGCCTCTATATCTACCAGGTCGCCTACCGCTTCGCCGATCCCGGCTACGCGGCGGCAATATCACTGTTCGTGCTGTTCGTGACCATCGTGCTCAGCACCTGGTTCATGAAACGCATGCGGCTGGCGGAGTGA
- a CDS encoding tripartite tricarboxylate transporter TctB family protein — MSRGDSPSVETRRPDRAALIIAVVLAAIAGLIFWDVSRLAGLAGYSQVGPTTVPYAIACCLIVLAIWTAIEGFRGDFAEREPQQLGPVAWIVGGLAAQMLLLNTLGFSIATGVLFAMTARGFGKRQLWLTMPFGIVASFVVWTIFAKVLQLSLPAGPLERLLF; from the coding sequence ATGAGCAGGGGAGATAGCCCTTCCGTCGAAACGCGCCGCCCTGACAGGGCGGCGCTGATCATCGCCGTCGTACTCGCTGCGATTGCCGGCCTGATCTTCTGGGACGTGTCCCGTCTCGCTGGGCTCGCCGGCTACTCGCAGGTCGGTCCAACCACCGTGCCTTACGCGATCGCCTGCTGTCTTATCGTGCTTGCCATCTGGACGGCCATCGAGGGCTTCAGGGGCGATTTCGCCGAGCGTGAGCCGCAGCAGCTCGGGCCGGTCGCCTGGATCGTCGGCGGCCTTGCGGCGCAGATGCTGCTGCTCAATACGCTCGGTTTTTCGATCGCGACCGGCGTGCTCTTCGCCATGACGGCGCGCGGCTTCGGGAAGCGGCAGCTTTGGCTGACAATGCCCTTCGGCATCGTCGCCAGTTTCGTGGTCTGGACGATCTTCGCCAAAGTCCTGCAATTGTCGCTGCCGGCAGGACCGCTCGAACGTCTGCTCTTCTAG
- a CDS encoding ScyD/ScyE family protein translates to MRPFLALIAACIVLLARSAGAEPLAAADYRLETVHVPGAAFAGLVRDGRSLLVTDLAGGRLYRRDEDGRLTAFGPVFPHGPDVIGDPTGPYRVARVGGEFVVAQGWTPTDAKETPLDHSLVAIDGAGKTRVISNDFWNPFDFVAADQGFYVVDAARNSVERVERDGRKKTLISFRRLPQKEGALQSLSPTEFEANSGYEVDAVPTGIALHKGRLYVALFGGFPFLAGAGKVVSIPTAGASEPRLETDGLNAPVAIVFAGDEAMLVLEHGTYDQKQGFAKGSGRLLRIEAAAKRRTTIVSGLTRPVSVLVWDDRQLVVSDLAGNLHFLRRE, encoded by the coding sequence ATGCGTCCGTTCCTCGCCCTGATCGCCGCCTGTATCGTTCTGCTGGCGCGCAGCGCTGGTGCGGAACCGCTGGCTGCAGCGGACTACCGGCTCGAAACGGTCCATGTTCCCGGCGCCGCCTTTGCCGGCCTCGTCCGCGACGGCCGCAGCCTGCTCGTGACCGATCTCGCGGGTGGGCGCCTGTACCGCCGCGACGAGGACGGGCGTCTCACCGCCTTCGGTCCCGTCTTTCCGCACGGGCCCGACGTGATCGGCGACCCGACGGGGCCGTATCGCGTCGCACGTGTCGGTGGTGAGTTTGTCGTCGCGCAAGGATGGACGCCGACCGATGCCAAGGAAACGCCGCTGGATCACAGCCTGGTCGCGATCGACGGTGCGGGAAAGACACGGGTCATCAGCAATGACTTCTGGAACCCTTTCGATTTCGTCGCCGCCGACCAGGGCTTTTATGTCGTCGATGCGGCGCGCAACAGCGTCGAGCGCGTTGAGCGCGATGGACGAAAGAAGACGCTGATCAGTTTCCGGCGATTGCCGCAGAAGGAAGGGGCGTTGCAGAGCCTGTCGCCGACGGAATTCGAGGCGAACAGCGGCTACGAGGTCGATGCGGTGCCGACCGGCATCGCGCTTCACAAGGGGCGCCTCTATGTCGCGCTCTTCGGCGGCTTTCCCTTTCTTGCCGGAGCAGGCAAGGTCGTGTCGATCCCCACGGCCGGCGCGTCCGAACCGCGGCTCGAAACCGACGGCCTCAACGCGCCGGTGGCGATCGTTTTTGCGGGCGACGAAGCAATGCTCGTGCTCGAACACGGGACCTATGATCAGAAGCAAGGTTTTGCAAAAGGCAGTGGCCGACTGCTCAGGATCGAAGCCGCGGCAAAGCGCAGAACCACCATCGTCAGTGGCCTGACACGCCCGGTCTCGGTGCTCGTCTGGGACGACCGGCAACTCGTCGTTTCCGACCTCGCCGGCAACCTGCACTTCCTAAGACGGGAATAG
- a CDS encoding ABC transporter substrate-binding protein produces the protein MVRKFCLALAAAASALAISASAWADITILVPSGSEGDGLRAAAADYAKMKNTKVETVQAPYANVFEQGANAGATKSGVFDIILMDDPWIPFFAENGHLEDLTSYFKGAGVEGPDNDFLSKSLAICRNPYNSGPYVCLPYVGNAQMFFYDAAKFKEAGVEAPKTWDDVLKAAKALTEQGGGRYFGYVFRGGQGNPVVADFMPIFWSYGADMFNADRTKVTIDTPEGAAAMKAFMALRDVSPKGVESYNANEVGTALAAGTAASSINWPNWVATFEDPSQSKMVGKISYSPIPAGTKPGSSEIGHWTMGIMAASKNKQEAFDFMMWATTAEQIKISAERGNPPVRTSVFTDQELTKQEQFRHYPVLMEAIQASTPRPRHPKWPEIENAFGIELSKAVAGTISPEEALKNSQAAVEQITGLK, from the coding sequence ATGGTGCGCAAATTCTGTCTGGCCCTCGCTGCCGCGGCCTCTGCACTCGCGATCAGCGCGTCGGCCTGGGCTGACATCACGATCCTCGTGCCTTCCGGCAGTGAAGGCGACGGCCTCAGAGCCGCGGCCGCCGACTACGCGAAGATGAAAAACACCAAGGTGGAGACGGTGCAGGCGCCCTATGCCAATGTGTTCGAGCAGGGTGCCAATGCCGGGGCAACCAAGTCCGGCGTGTTCGACATCATTCTGATGGACGACCCGTGGATCCCGTTCTTTGCGGAGAACGGCCATCTCGAGGATCTGACGTCCTATTTCAAGGGCGCCGGGGTGGAAGGGCCGGACAACGATTTCCTGTCGAAGTCGCTGGCGATCTGCCGCAATCCCTATAACTCGGGACCGTACGTGTGCCTGCCCTATGTGGGCAACGCCCAGATGTTCTTCTATGACGCCGCCAAGTTCAAGGAAGCCGGCGTCGAGGCCCCGAAGACGTGGGACGATGTGCTGAAGGCGGCCAAGGCACTGACCGAACAGGGTGGCGGCCGCTACTTCGGCTATGTCTTCCGGGGCGGCCAGGGCAATCCGGTCGTTGCCGACTTCATGCCGATCTTCTGGTCCTATGGCGCCGACATGTTCAACGCGGACCGCACGAAGGTGACGATCGATACGCCCGAGGGCGCTGCCGCGATGAAGGCTTTCATGGCGTTGCGCGACGTGTCGCCGAAGGGCGTCGAGAGTTACAACGCCAACGAGGTCGGGACCGCCCTTGCGGCCGGCACCGCCGCCTCGTCGATCAACTGGCCGAACTGGGTAGCGACCTTCGAGGACCCGAGCCAGTCGAAGATGGTCGGCAAGATCTCCTATAGCCCGATCCCGGCCGGCACGAAGCCGGGCAGTTCGGAGATCGGTCACTGGACGATGGGCATCATGGCGGCATCCAAGAACAAGCAGGAGGCCTTCGACTTCATGATGTGGGCGACCACGGCCGAGCAGATCAAGATCTCCGCCGAACGCGGCAACCCGCCGGTGCGCACCTCGGTCTTCACCGATCAGGAACTCACCAAGCAGGAGCAGTTCCGCCACTATCCGGTGCTGATGGAGGCGATCCAGGCCTCGACGCCGCGCCCGCGCCATCCGAAGTGGCCGGAAATCGAGAATGCCTTCGGCATCGAGCTTTCAAAGGCGGTCGCCGGGACGATCTCGCCGGAGGAGGCGCTGAAGAATTCACAGGCCGCGGTAGAGCAGATCACTGGCCTCAAATAA
- a CDS encoding TIGR01458 family HAD-type hydrolase yields the protein MTSAVLLDLAGVIYDGEKAVPGAAEAVARLRAAGLPIRFVSNTTRSSKPTILARLARLGLPVTSNELFTPAEAACDWLRAHSRGAHLLVHPDLVSEFQDLPTDSGMAVVVGDAGDAFDYRSLNAAFRKLTDGAELLALAPNRAFKDADGGLSLDAGPFIAALEFASQRQAIVLGKPAPGFFRAALATIPCPAAEAVMVGDDAETDVAGALSAGLGHALLVRTGKYREGDEARFAPAPSATVDDISAAVDWILARRRGSE from the coding sequence ATGACCAGCGCTGTGCTCCTGGATCTTGCCGGGGTCATCTATGATGGCGAGAAAGCCGTCCCCGGGGCGGCAGAGGCGGTCGCCCGCCTGCGCGCCGCCGGCCTTCCCATCCGCTTCGTCAGCAACACGACTCGCTCGAGCAAGCCGACCATCCTTGCCCGGCTCGCGCGACTGGGGCTTCCCGTGACGAGCAATGAACTCTTCACGCCGGCCGAGGCCGCCTGCGATTGGCTCCGCGCGCACAGTCGCGGCGCCCATCTGCTGGTCCATCCCGATCTCGTCTCCGAGTTCCAGGATCTGCCCACTGACAGCGGCATGGCGGTCGTCGTCGGCGACGCTGGCGATGCCTTCGATTATCGATCCCTGAACGCCGCCTTTCGAAAACTCACCGATGGCGCCGAATTGCTGGCGCTTGCGCCGAACCGCGCCTTCAAGGACGCCGACGGCGGGTTGAGCCTCGACGCTGGACCCTTTATCGCCGCGCTGGAATTTGCCAGCCAGCGGCAAGCGATCGTCCTCGGCAAGCCGGCACCCGGCTTTTTCCGCGCCGCCCTCGCCACCATACCTTGTCCGGCAGCCGAGGCCGTGATGGTCGGGGACGATGCGGAAACGGATGTCGCCGGTGCGCTGAGCGCCGGGCTTGGTCACGCGCTGCTGGTGCGGACGGGAAAGTATCGCGAGGGTGACGAGGCGCGGTTCGCGCCGGCGCCGTCTGCCACTGTTGACGACATTTCGGCCGCAGTCGACTGGATCCTGGCAAGGCGCCGCGGGAGCGAATGA
- a CDS encoding ABC transporter ATP-binding protein, whose translation MASVRFDNVTKKFGEFVAVHDFNLEIRDKEFLVLLGPSGCGKTTTMRMVAGLEEATSGDIYIDADRINDVLPKYRDVAMVFQSYALYPHLSVEDNIGYPLKIRKVPPEEYKRRITEVARRVELDTMLKRLPKELSGGQRQRVALARAIVRTPRVFLMDEPLSNLDAKLRTQMRAELKHLQHELQVTTIYVTHDQIEAMTLAHRVAVMNKGVIEQLGTPREIYNDPRTLFVAGFIGSPAMNLIPGEVKDGVFVSAGLRVGGADNVSIARAVLGVRPEDIHVARPEDTDANLVAPIYSVELTGENTLVSLQLGGRLMTLRADKNFAGQIDQRLGVRIEADRMFLFDAETERRVDF comes from the coding sequence ATGGCGTCCGTCCGGTTCGACAATGTGACAAAGAAGTTCGGCGAGTTCGTCGCGGTCCACGATTTCAATCTCGAGATCCGCGACAAGGAATTCCTCGTCCTCCTCGGCCCCTCGGGCTGCGGCAAGACCACGACGATGCGGATGGTCGCCGGCCTCGAGGAGGCGACGTCCGGCGACATCTATATCGACGCCGACCGGATCAACGACGTGCTCCCGAAATATCGCGACGTGGCGATGGTCTTCCAGTCCTATGCGCTCTATCCGCATCTCTCCGTCGAGGACAACATCGGCTATCCCTTGAAGATCCGCAAAGTGCCGCCGGAGGAATACAAGCGCCGCATCACCGAGGTGGCGCGGCGGGTCGAGCTCGACACGATGCTCAAGCGCCTGCCCAAGGAACTGTCGGGCGGCCAGCGCCAGCGCGTCGCACTCGCCCGCGCCATCGTCCGCACGCCGCGCGTCTTCCTCATGGACGAGCCGCTCTCCAACCTGGATGCGAAGCTCAGAACCCAGATGCGCGCCGAGCTGAAGCATCTGCAGCACGAGCTGCAGGTGACGACGATCTACGTGACCCATGACCAGATCGAGGCGATGACGCTCGCCCATCGCGTCGCCGTGATGAACAAAGGGGTGATCGAGCAGCTTGGAACGCCGCGGGAAATCTATAACGATCCCCGCACCCTGTTCGTCGCGGGCTTCATCGGCTCGCCGGCCATGAACCTCATCCCGGGCGAGGTGAAGGACGGCGTGTTCGTGAGCGCAGGCCTGCGTGTCGGGGGTGCCGATAACGTCAGCATTGCACGCGCCGTGCTCGGCGTCCGTCCGGAGGACATCCACGTGGCGCGCCCCGAGGATACCGACGCCAATCTTGTCGCGCCGATCTATTCGGTGGAGCTTACCGGCGAGAACACGCTTGTCAGCCTGCAACTCGGCGGCCGGCTCATGACCTTGCGTGCCGACAAGAACTTCGCCGGCCAGATCGACCAGCGCCTCGGCGTCAGGATCGAGGCAGATCGCATGTTCCTGTTCGATGCGGAGACGGAGCGACGTGTGGATTTCTAG
- a CDS encoding glutamine synthetase beta-grasp domain-containing protein has translation MTKYKLEYIWLDGYTPVPNLRGKTQIKEFDAFPTLEQLPLWGFDGSSTNQAEGRSSDCVLKPVAVYPDPVRTNGVLVMCEVMMPDGKTPHPSNSRATILDDEGAWFGFEQEYFFYKNGRPLGFPEQGYPAPQGPYYTGVGYSNVGDVARKIVEEHLDICLAAGINHEGINAEVAKGQWEFQVFGKGSKRAADEVWMARYLLQRLTEKYGIDVEYHCKPLGDTDWNGSGMHCNFSTAYMREVGGKDYFEALMAAFDKNLMEHIEVYGPDNHLRLTGKHETAPWNKFSYGVADRGASIRVPHSFVNNGYKGYLEDRRPNSQGDPYQIASRVLKTIASVPAAVSKVA, from the coding sequence ATGACCAAGTATAAGCTCGAGTACATCTGGCTCGATGGCTACACGCCCGTACCAAATCTCCGCGGCAAGACGCAGATCAAGGAATTCGACGCCTTTCCGACGCTCGAGCAGCTTCCGCTCTGGGGCTTCGACGGAAGCTCGACGAACCAGGCCGAAGGCCGCAGCTCCGATTGCGTGCTGAAGCCGGTTGCCGTCTACCCGGATCCGGTCCGCACCAACGGCGTGCTGGTCATGTGCGAGGTCATGATGCCGGACGGCAAGACGCCGCATCCGTCGAACTCGCGCGCCACGATCCTCGACGACGAAGGCGCCTGGTTCGGCTTCGAGCAGGAATACTTCTTCTACAAGAACGGCCGCCCGCTCGGCTTCCCGGAGCAGGGCTATCCGGCGCCGCAGGGCCCGTACTACACCGGTGTCGGCTATTCGAATGTCGGTGATGTCGCCCGCAAGATTGTCGAAGAGCATCTCGATATCTGCCTGGCCGCCGGCATCAACCATGAAGGCATCAACGCCGAAGTCGCCAAGGGCCAGTGGGAATTCCAGGTCTTCGGCAAGGGCTCCAAGAGGGCTGCCGACGAAGTGTGGATGGCGCGCTACTTGCTGCAGCGCCTGACCGAAAAATACGGCATCGACGTCGAGTACCACTGCAAGCCGCTCGGCGACACCGACTGGAACGGCTCCGGCATGCACTGCAACTTCTCGACCGCCTACATGCGTGAAGTCGGCGGCAAGGACTATTTCGAAGCGCTGATGGCCGCCTTCGACAAGAACCTGATGGAACACATCGAGGTCTACGGTCCGGACAACCACCTGCGCCTGACCGGCAAGCACGAGACGGCGCCGTGGAACAAGTTCAGCTACGGTGTTGCCGACCGCGGCGCATCGATCCGCGTGCCGCACAGCTTCGTCAACAACGGCTATAAGGGTTATCTGGAAGACCGCCGCCCGAACTCCCAGGGCGACCCCTACCAGATCGCTTCGCGCGTTCTGAAGACGATTGCTTCCGTTCCGGCCGCGGTTTCGAAGGTCGCTTAA